In Corylus avellana chromosome ca2, CavTom2PMs-1.0, the following proteins share a genomic window:
- the LOC132170159 gene encoding uncharacterized protein LOC132170159, with the protein MASTAAEKDAAKDHELNGKLYKALLKEEADQVIQLCEGIEDHALHKLTVHNDTVLHKATYAKQGNLVLRLLDALPHHHLYKMTCKNDIGNTILHEAATLDQENSVEVATKMLEKAPELLSVANNIGETALFRAARYGKTEIFDFLAEKISGDEEAKQQPFIQRTDKTTILQIAILAQHFGLALKIVELFEHIIDERDEDGMTALQLLSCNPSAFLTVRRRGLLNRIINSGM; encoded by the exons ATGGCTTCCACGGCGGCAGAGAAGGATGCCGCTAAAGATCATGAATTAAACGGAAAGCTGTACAAAGCTCTGCTGAAGGAAGAGGCGGATCAGGTGATACAACTCTGCGAAGGTATTGAGGACCATGCATTGCACAAACTGACCGTACACAACGACACAGTGCTCCACAAGGCCACTTACGCCAAACAAGGCAACTTGGTACTCAGACTTCTCGATGCCTTGCCTCACCACCATCTCTACAAAATGACCTGCAAAAACGACATCGGCAACACTATCCTTCACGAGGCGGCTACTCTCGACCAGGAAAACTCAGTCGAGGTTGCCACCAAGATGTTAGAGAAAGCCCCGGAGTTGTTGAGCGTGGCCAACAATATTGGAGAGACTGCACTCTTCCGGGCAGCCCGCTATGGCAAGACTGAGATCTTCGACTTTTTGGCAGAGAAAATCTCGGGAGATGAAGAAGCCAAACAGCAACCATTTATTCAGAGGACGGACAAGACCACTATTCTTCAAATCGCCATCCTTGCTCAGCACTTCG GTTTAGCTCTGAAAATAGTTGAACTATTCGAACATATAATTGATGAAAGAGACGAAGATGGTATGACTGCTCTTCAGCTTCTGTCATGTAACCCTTCAGCTTTTCTAACTGTGCGCAGACGGGGACTACTCAATAGAATTATTAACTCTGGTATGTAG